The following proteins are co-located in the Haliotis asinina isolate JCU_RB_2024 chromosome 13, JCU_Hal_asi_v2, whole genome shotgun sequence genome:
- the LOC137260361 gene encoding serine-rich adhesin for platelets-like: MVINMYIACFLLTFTGSCWSQMAPPPGQVASTGIGVAGGMVGAAGMSGAGMVGGASGVGGIPTHLLGEPGENPFALDGICWNLEKQVRASLPPNASPKEKMADKIQMAITSYLNGGGEIPSTGGGNIACVIRDAKKKAGKVKVMNADLATAVADKVADAGCRIPCFDATTGTWAQPPPGMAPPSLAPALGEPMTALPLDPMSASRTYPAMGAAGPYLNNMAGPGPYDLIRSRRPYNPGMSGMVGMGPGPNEPLRGAGPYDPSMRPAGPYDPNMGTSSQYDPSMGGPGPYDPGMRASGPYDPSMGGPGPYDPSMGGPGPYDPSMGGPGPYDPNMGGPGPYDPSMGGPGPYDPSLGGPGPYDPSMGPYDRNSGVGPGAYDPTMTGSGRYDPPLGGPGPFEPGFNGAGTFDQGFGGHGPNPGQGGMGPYPADAGTRSTSLQDSLQGRHLSNQMALHERRRMGPTQLRSQMDMGNGFQDHPLSRNRPNPNTLTEHSPRQLNPPVSGTQTGGSFGQQTGSSNTDQSGGLSNRFTVSAQSVLDTGANSLSQGTSSFSSTNTAVTNRVGSPNSQAEGPTQSSQNLASDGTLKSSLVNSQALSGSVSGTNAIQAFDGMADSSGGALGQAQSMLSQSATQQQTLNHQLASDQSGVTFNRKPSTNQMTQSKMSSGMSHQRGGMSQDLANVRLQNARQDFGDQRMMSTGRMSQTSRDSSFLSDHPRSSVSHPSDMMTRPNWRMSARSSAHFNAHDMGREATMSRSSRFLQNRDRHQQLRSGSSFGHNSRMMSWNSPRSSGRMSSFSHQSTSPSFTKSIMGQRSQFDTMRLGMQSSMKSQFNGKRRFLSAAVGSTTKTFSKRPSVNSVHETPGVAETGKNGDTFSMTSTDGLGGVGSSDTTLRKKEAFSSPDTRQSPKFDAVERNSLMRGTALTEKDIFLSKGKPHLNPGTKVGTRVANEVLSSPSIERGAEGLPSVSQQVSHDGISVKDRTLEGNGGNNNIQTLRNGAEMRLSHNALPPDSNTLTTPGGDRRTDPNSRTDIQTDSFALRNTLTDVGQTGEMALGNAAANDPPPIEVPVVSAGMLTGHISSHVNGDVENKAQGLDSGAGPTLSSGGKGGATIVDGGKLTNTELATRFRPPVIIRKADINSPVRDPEIDKYGGRLRITQSIGTNDKVMEKGTVRGGDLRLGHGLPSSQTADIEARKDVMSSRNSHGIDHARDTVVNDVTYLRSKSKGQGNLHERHLAVDQRLGRAGHSQSPRSNRSFNGVVDAGLGRDVTVMGSSLGTRHRPGDHGSTVAGHRGTGPVDALPTRHGANLDTRTGHPMGARHAANRFRNEGPFPGDGMGVAAGVGFGNQSPDMGLSGSAASADMGFGNTGLYARSDVGMGSSMSVGSATDLGFGHIDHIHRPDFGLGGGQGVSGGYVMDGSPWMDGGHGMGGGHVMDGSSGMGGGHVMDGSSGMGGGHVMDGSPGMGGGRVMDGSTGMGGGHGMGMGMGLDSHLSTHTDPNAMGPDPFLLSLI, from the exons ATGGTCATCAATATGTACATTGCCTGCTTCCTACTCACATTTACAG GATCATGTTGGTCTCAAATGGCCCCTCCTCCAG GCCAAGTAGCATCGACAGGAATAGGGGTTGCGGGGGGAATGGTGGGAGCTGCAGGGATGAGTGGGGCTGGAATGGTGGGCGGGGCCAGTGGAGTGGGAGGTATACCAACCCACCTGTTGGGGGAGCCAGGAG AAAACCCCTTTGCCCTAGACG GCATATGCTGGAATCTAG AGAAGCAAGTCCGAGCATCATTGCCAC CAAATGCAAGTCCCAAAGAAAAGATGG CTGACAAGATACAGATGGCAATAACCAGCTACCTGAACG GTGGTGGAGAAA TTCCTTCAACCGGCGGTGGCAACATTGCGT GTGTCATCCGCGATGCCAAGAAGAAAGCTggaaaggtgaaggtcatgaaTGCTGACCTAG CTACTGCAGTTGCTGATAAAGTCGCGGACG CCGGCTGCCGGATTCCCTGCTTTG ATGCTACAACCGGCACCTGGGCACAGCCACCACCAGGCATGGCCCCGCCGTCACTGGCGCCAGCTCTAGGGGAACCAATGACTGCTCTGCCCTTGGACCCAATGTCAGCATCTAGAACCTACCCTGCTATGGGAGCAGCTGGCCCCTACCTCAACAATATGGCTGGTCCGGGTCCTTATGATCTAATAAGGAGCAGACGACCTTACAATCCAGGGATGAGTGGCATGGTCGGAATGGGTCCAGGGCCAAATGAACCACTCAGGGGTGCTGGTCCTTATGATCCGAGTATGAGACCAGCAGGTCCTTATGATCCAAACATGGGAACATCAAGCCAGTATGATCCAAGTATGGGAGGCCCTGGTCCATATGATCCAGGTATGAGAGCATCCGGTCCATATGATCCAAGCATGGGAGGACCTGGTCCATATGATCCAAGCATGGGAGGACCTGGTCCATATGATCCAAGCATGGGAGGACCCGGTCCATATGATCCAAACATGGGAGGACCTGGTCCATACGACCCAAGCATGGGAGGACCTGGTCCATATGATCCAAGCTTGGGAGGACCTGGTCCTTATGATCCAAGTATGGGTCCGTATGATCGAAACTCTGGAGTGGGACCTGGAGCATATGATCCAACAATGACAGGTTCTGGACGTTATGATCCACCTTTGGGTGGACCTGGGCCTTTCGAGCCTGGTTTTAATGGTGCAGGGACATTCGATCAAGGTTTTGGCGGTCATGGGCCAAATCCAGGACAGGGAGGTATGGGACCTTATCCCGCTGATGCCGGCACTCGATCGACGTCACTGCAAGACAGTCTGCAAGGACGTCATCTATCGAACCAGATGGCGCTGCATGAGAGACGGAGAATGGGGCCGACACAACTGCGATCACAGATGGACATGGGAAATGGATTTCAAGATCATCCACTCAGCAGGAACAGGCCTAATCCTAACACACTTACAGAACATTCCCCTCGTCAACTGAATCCGCCTGTTTCTGGCACTCAAACTGGAGGCTCCTTTGGTCAACAAACAGGTTCTTCTAATACCGATCAGTCAGGAGGACTTTCAAATAGATTCACTGTATCTGCTCAGTCAGTGCTAGATACTGGCGCGAATTCATTATCTCAAGGAACTTCATCCTTCTCATCTACAAATACAGCAGTAACAAATCGTGTAGGGTCTCCTAACAGTCAAGCAGAAGGTCCGACCCAATCCTCACAAAACTTAGCAAGTGATGGTACTCTAAAATCGTCCCTGGTCAATAGTCAAGCACTTTCAGGTTCTGTGAGTGGTACAAATGCGATACAAGCCTTTGATGGAATGGCTGACTCAAGTGGAGGTGCCCTTGGTCAAGCACAAAGTATGCTTTCTCAGTCCGCAACACAACAGCAGACTCTAAATCATCAGTTAGCATCAGACCAGTCGGGAgttacatttaacagaaaaccATCTACAAACCAGATGACTCAAAGCAAAATGTCTTCAGGAATGTCTCACCAACGCGGTGGAATGAGCCAGGATCTCGCCAACGTACGTTTGCAGAATGCCAGACAAGACTTCGGCGATCAACGCATGATGTCGACTGGAAGGATGTCACAGACATCCAGAGATTCATCATTCCTTTCCGACCATCCCCGCTCATCAGTTTCTCACCCTTCTGACATGATGACACGTCCTAACTGGAGAATGTCAGCGAGATCCAGCGCTCACTTCAATGCTCACGATATGGGAAGAGAAGCAACAATGAGCCGCTCCAGCAGATTCCTTCAGAACAGGGACAGACATCAACAGCTTCGCAGTGGTTCGTCATTTGGTCATAATTCACGGATGATGTCTTGGAATTCACCCAGGTCCTCTGGCCGGATGTCCAGCTTCTCCCACCAGAGCACATCACCATCCTTCACAAAGAGTATTATGGGCCAGAGATCTCAGTTTGACACAATGCGATTAGGGATGCAGTCAAGCATGAAGTCTCAGTTTAATGGTAAGCGTAGGTTTCTGAGTGCGGCTGTTGGAAGCACTACAAAAACGTTTTCAAAAAGACCCAGTGTCAATTCTGTCCATGAAACACCTGGTGTTGCAGAGACTGGGAAGAACGGTGACACTTTTTCAATGACATCTACCGATGGCCTTGGAGGAGTAGGTTCGTCCGATACTACGTTGAGGAAAAAAGAAGCGTTTTCTTCACCGGACACTCGACAAAGTCCCAAGTTTGATGCAGTAGAGAGAAATAGCTTGATGCGAGGAACGGCTCTCACGGAAAAAGATATCTTCCTCAGTAAAGGAAAACCCCATTTAAATCCGGGTACTAAGGTAGGCACACGGGTAGCAAACGAAGTCCTTTCCTCGCCGAGTATTGAAAGAGGAGCTGAAGGTTTACCATCCGTGTCCCAGCAAGTATCACACGATGGCATATCAGTAAAGGACAGAACACTTGAAGGAAATGGCGGCAATAATAACATTCAAACGTTACGTAATGGAGCCGAGATGAGATTAAGCCACAACGCTCTTCCTCCCGACAGTAACACGTTAACTACCCCTGGAGGAGATCGACGCACAGACCCAAATTCTCGCACGGATATCCAGACAGACTCATTTGCTTTGAGGAATACCTTAACCGATGTTGGTCAAACTGGTGAAATGGCGTTGGGAAATGCCGCCGCGAATGACCCACCACCCATCGAGGTGCCGGTGGTGTCTGCTGGCATGCTAACGGGGCACATATCTTCACATGTCAATGGTGATGTTGAGAACAAAGCTCAAGGACTTGATTCTGGTGCTGGGCCTACTTTGTCCAGCGGTGGAAAAGGCGGTGCTACCATCGTAGATGGTGGTAAGTTAACCAATACTGAACTTGCCACGAGATTCCGACCCCCTGTAATCATACGAAAGGCAGACATCAATAGTCCTGTTAGGGACCCCGAGATTGACAAGTATGGCGGTAGGCTCAGAATAACACAGTCGATAGGTACCAATGACAAAGTCATGGAGAAGGGAACTGTCCGCGGTGGCGACCTCCGTCTTGGGCATGGCCTTCCCAGCAGTCAGACAGCTGACATTGAGGCAAGGAAAGATGTCATGAGCTCCAGGAATAGTCATGGCATTGACCATGCACGTGACACCGTGGTGAACGACGTTACGTATTTAAGATCAaagagcaaaggtcaaggtaacCTTCATGAACGTCatcttgctgttgatcagaGGTTAGGAAGAGCAGGCCATTCACAGAGTCCGAGGTCAAACAGGTCATTTAATGGTGTTGTTGATGCTGGCCTAGGACGGGATGTTACTGTGATGGGTTCATCACTAGGTACTAGGCATCGTCCAGGTGATCATGGTTCTACAGTAGCTGGGCATAGAGGTACAGGACCTGTTGATGCATTACCGACAAGACATGGAGCAAACCTGGACACTCGTACTGGGCACCCAATGGGAGCTCGGCATGCAGCGAATCGTTTCAGAAACGAGGGACCATTCCCAGGCGATGGCATGGGTGTAGCCGCTGGTGTCGGGTTTGGAAATCAGAGTCCTGatatgggtttgagtgggtcaGCAGCCTCAGCAGACATGGGTTTTGGAAATACCGGTCTGTACGCTAGGTCCGATGTGGGAATGGGCAGCTCAATGAGTGTGGGCTCAGCAACGGATTTGGGTTTTGGACATATTGATCATATCCATAGACCTGATTTTGGGTTGGGTGGTGGTCAAGGGGTGAGTGGTGGTTATGTAATGGATGGAAGTCCGTGGATGGATGGAGGTCACGGGATGGGCGGAGGTCATGTAATGGATGGAAGTTCGGGGATGGGCGGAGGTCATGTAATGGATGGAAGTTCGGGGATGGGTGGAGGTCATGTAATGGATGGAAGTCCGGGGATGGGTGGAGGTCGTGTAATGGATGGGAGCACGGGGATGGGTGGTGGTCACGGGATGGGAATGGGAATGGGATTGGATTCACatctttctacacatactgaTCCTAATGCCATGGGACCAGATCCATTCTTACTTAGCTTAATATAA